A stretch of the Chlamydia pecorum E58 genome encodes the following:
- the rpsD gene encoding 30S ribosomal protein S4 codes for MARYCGPKNRIARRFGANIFGRSRNPLLKKPHPPGQHGMQRKKKSDYGLQLEEKQKLKACFGMILEKQLVKAFREVVNKGDVAKLFLERFECRLDNMVYRMGFARSIFAAQQLVAHGHVLVNGKRVDRRSFFVRPGMQISLKEKSKRLQSVKDALEAKDESSLPSYISLDKANCKGELLLSPEQDQIEAQLPLPINVAVVCEFLSHRT; via the coding sequence ATGGCTCGATACTGCGGCCCTAAAAATAGGATAGCAAGACGTTTTGGTGCTAATATCTTTGGAAGAAGCCGAAATCCATTGCTGAAGAAACCCCACCCTCCGGGGCAGCACGGCATGCAAAGGAAAAAGAAATCGGATTACGGCTTGCAGCTAGAAGAAAAACAAAAATTGAAAGCTTGCTTTGGAATGATTTTAGAAAAGCAGCTAGTCAAAGCTTTCAGGGAAGTTGTAAATAAAGGCGATGTTGCCAAGTTGTTTTTAGAGCGTTTTGAGTGTCGCTTAGATAATATGGTTTACCGCATGGGCTTTGCTAGAAGTATTTTTGCTGCTCAGCAGTTGGTGGCTCATGGGCATGTGTTGGTAAATGGAAAACGCGTGGATCGTAGATCTTTCTTTGTGCGTCCTGGAATGCAGATTTCCTTGAAAGAAAAATCCAAAAGGCTGCAGTCCGTTAAAGATGCTCTAGAAGCAAAGGATGAGAGCTCTTTGCCTTCCTATATTTCTTTAGACAAAGCGAATTGCAAAGGGGAGCTTTTGCTGTCTCCAGAGCAAGACCAAATAGAAGCCCAGCTTCCTTTGCCTATTAATGTTGCTGTTGTGTGTGAGTTTCTCTCTCACAGAACATAA
- a CDS encoding deoxyribonuclease IV, with protein MINILPPPQFPLLGAHTSISGGLQNALYEGREIGASTIQMFTANQRQWQRRPLSQEAIASFHHALEETELSYIMSHAGYLINPGAPDPIVLEKSRTCLYQEIRDCISLGISFVNFHPGAAISDSKESCMDRIISSFSLARPLFESSPPLVVLLETTAGQGSLVGSSFEELGYLIHGLKDKIPMGVCLDTCHIFAAGYNISSSEGWEQVLKQFDQHIGLSYLRALHLNDSIFPLGKHKDRHAPIGEGYIGKECFKFLMTDPRLRNIPKYLETPGGPDLWVKEIQMLLSFSK; from the coding sequence GGACGTGAAATCGGAGCTTCCACTATCCAAATGTTTACTGCAAACCAAAGGCAATGGCAGCGCCGCCCTCTTTCTCAGGAAGCTATTGCCTCTTTTCACCATGCCCTAGAAGAAACCGAGCTTTCTTACATCATGAGCCATGCTGGATACTTGATTAATCCTGGAGCTCCCGACCCGATTGTTTTAGAGAAAAGCCGTACTTGCCTATACCAAGAAATTAGAGATTGCATCAGCTTAGGAATCTCTTTTGTAAATTTCCATCCTGGAGCAGCAATTTCTGACTCCAAAGAATCTTGCATGGATAGAATTATTTCAAGCTTCTCTTTAGCTCGTCCCCTCTTTGAATCCTCCCCTCCCCTTGTTGTTCTCCTGGAAACCACAGCAGGTCAAGGCTCTTTAGTGGGTAGTTCTTTCGAAGAATTAGGATATCTTATTCACGGTCTCAAAGACAAAATCCCCATGGGGGTATGCTTAGACACTTGCCATATCTTTGCTGCCGGCTACAACATTTCCTCCTCTGAAGGATGGGAGCAGGTTCTTAAACAATTTGATCAACACATCGGTTTGTCCTATTTAAGAGCTTTACACTTAAATGACTCCATTTTTCCCCTTGGGAAACATAAGGACCGCCACGCCCCTATAGGAGAAGGCTATATCGGAAAAGAATGCTTTAAATTTTTAATGACAGATCCTAGATTGCGCAATATTCCTAAATACCTAGAAACCCCCGGAGGGCCAGACTTGTGGGTCAAGGAAATTCAGATGTTGCTTAGCTTCTCAAAATAA